The following coding sequences are from one Peromyscus eremicus chromosome X, PerEre_H2_v1, whole genome shotgun sequence window:
- the Cldn2 gene encoding claudin-2 isoform X2 yields MASLGVQLVGYILGLLGLLGTSIAMLLPNWRTSSYVGASIVTAVGFSKGLWMECATHSTGITQCDIYSTLLGLPADIQAAQAMMVTSSAMSSLACIISVVGMRCTVFCQDSRAKDRVAVVGGVFFILGGILGFIPVAWNLHGILRDFYSPLVPDSMKFEIGEALYLGIISALFSLVAGVILCFSCSPQGNRTNYYDGYQAQPLTTRSSPRPGQQPKAKNEFNSYSLTGVSRLGCE; encoded by the exons ATGGCCTCCCTTGGCGTCCAACTGGTGGGCTACATCCTAGGCCTTTTGGGGCTTTTAGGCACATCGATTGCCATGCTGCTTCCCAACTGGCGAACGAGTTCTTATGTTGGTGCCAGCATTGTGACAGCGGTTGGCTTTTCCAAGGGCCTCTGGATGGAGTGTGCTACACACAGCACAGGCATCACCCAGTGTGATATCTACAGTACACTTCTAGGACTTCCTGCTGACATCCAGGCTGCCCAGGCCATGATGGTGACATCCAGCGCAATGTCCTCACTGGCCTGCATTATCTCTGTGGTGGGCATGAGATGCACAGTGTTCTGCCAGGATTCTCGAGCTAAGGACAGAGTGGCTGTAGTGGGTGGAGTTTTCTTCATCCTTGGTGGCATCCTGGGTTTTATCCCAGTTGCCTGGAATCTTCATGGCATCCTTCGGGACTTCTACTCACCACTGGTTcctgacagcatgaaatttgagATCGGAGAGGCCCTTTACTTGGGCATTATTTCAGCCCTCTTCTCGCTGGTAGCTGGAGTCATCCTCTGCTTTTCCTGCTCACCTCAGGGAAATCGTACCAACTACTATGACGGCTACCAGGCCCAGCCTCTTACCACAAGGAGCTCTCCAAGGCCTGGGCAACAGCCCAAAGCCAAGAATGAGTTCAACTCCTACAGCCTGACTGG CGTGTCCAGACTGGGCTGTGAATGA
- the Cldn2 gene encoding claudin-2 isoform X1: MASLGVQLVGYILGLLGLLGTSIAMLLPNWRTSSYVGASIVTAVGFSKGLWMECATHSTGITQCDIYSTLLGLPADIQAAQAMMVTSSAMSSLACIISVVGMRCTVFCQDSRAKDRVAVVGGVFFILGGILGFIPVAWNLHGILRDFYSPLVPDSMKFEIGEALYLGIISALFSLVAGVILCFSCSPQGNRTNYYDGYQAQPLTTRSSPRPGQQPKAKNEFNSYSLTGLISPAAEDVRHTSSKLQCQQGRPVREVSSNMPFLFPPCSSWFTDLEAISSLLSHSHAWRTCSSSPPSRLLRPLLSALTSPSSNSQYINHLMLISHNFD, translated from the exons ATGGCCTCCCTTGGCGTCCAACTGGTGGGCTACATCCTAGGCCTTTTGGGGCTTTTAGGCACATCGATTGCCATGCTGCTTCCCAACTGGCGAACGAGTTCTTATGTTGGTGCCAGCATTGTGACAGCGGTTGGCTTTTCCAAGGGCCTCTGGATGGAGTGTGCTACACACAGCACAGGCATCACCCAGTGTGATATCTACAGTACACTTCTAGGACTTCCTGCTGACATCCAGGCTGCCCAGGCCATGATGGTGACATCCAGCGCAATGTCCTCACTGGCCTGCATTATCTCTGTGGTGGGCATGAGATGCACAGTGTTCTGCCAGGATTCTCGAGCTAAGGACAGAGTGGCTGTAGTGGGTGGAGTTTTCTTCATCCTTGGTGGCATCCTGGGTTTTATCCCAGTTGCCTGGAATCTTCATGGCATCCTTCGGGACTTCTACTCACCACTGGTTcctgacagcatgaaatttgagATCGGAGAGGCCCTTTACTTGGGCATTATTTCAGCCCTCTTCTCGCTGGTAGCTGGAGTCATCCTCTGCTTTTCCTGCTCACCTCAGGGAAATCGTACCAACTACTATGACGGCTACCAGGCCCAGCCTCTTACCACAAGGAGCTCTCCAAGGCCTGGGCAACAGCCCAAAGCCAAGAATGAGTTCAACTCCTACAGCCTGACTGG CCTAATATCACCAGCTGCAGAAGATGTCCGTCACACCTCGTCAAAACTTCAGTGCCAGCAAGGGAGGCCTGTACGTGAGGTTTCCTCTAACATGCCTTTCCTATTTCCACCATGTTCAAGCTGGTTTACCGACCTGGAAGCCATTTCCTCTTTACTAAGTCATTCCCATGCTTGGAGAACTTGCTCATCATCACCTCCTTCGAGACTTCTCAGACCACTCCTTTCTGCTCTTAcctctccctcctccaactcccaaTATATAAATCACTTAATGCTTATTAGTCATAATTTTGATTGA
- the Cldn2 gene encoding claudin-2 isoform X3, giving the protein MASLGVQLVGYILGLLGLLGTSIAMLLPNWRTSSYVGASIVTAVGFSKGLWMECATHSTGITQCDIYSTLLGLPADIQAAQAMMVTSSAMSSLACIISVVGMRCTVFCQDSRAKDRVAVVGGVFFILGGILGFIPVAWNLHGILRDFYSPLVPDSMKFEIGEALYLGIISALFSLVAGVILCFSCSPQGNRTNYYDGYQAQPLTTRSSPRPGQQPKAKNEFNSYSLTGYV; this is encoded by the coding sequence ATGGCCTCCCTTGGCGTCCAACTGGTGGGCTACATCCTAGGCCTTTTGGGGCTTTTAGGCACATCGATTGCCATGCTGCTTCCCAACTGGCGAACGAGTTCTTATGTTGGTGCCAGCATTGTGACAGCGGTTGGCTTTTCCAAGGGCCTCTGGATGGAGTGTGCTACACACAGCACAGGCATCACCCAGTGTGATATCTACAGTACACTTCTAGGACTTCCTGCTGACATCCAGGCTGCCCAGGCCATGATGGTGACATCCAGCGCAATGTCCTCACTGGCCTGCATTATCTCTGTGGTGGGCATGAGATGCACAGTGTTCTGCCAGGATTCTCGAGCTAAGGACAGAGTGGCTGTAGTGGGTGGAGTTTTCTTCATCCTTGGTGGCATCCTGGGTTTTATCCCAGTTGCCTGGAATCTTCATGGCATCCTTCGGGACTTCTACTCACCACTGGTTcctgacagcatgaaatttgagATCGGAGAGGCCCTTTACTTGGGCATTATTTCAGCCCTCTTCTCGCTGGTAGCTGGAGTCATCCTCTGCTTTTCCTGCTCACCTCAGGGAAATCGTACCAACTACTATGACGGCTACCAGGCCCAGCCTCTTACCACAAGGAGCTCTCCAAGGCCTGGGCAACAGCCCAAAGCCAAGAATGAGTTCAACTCCTACAGCCTGACTGGGTACGTGTGA